One Zeugodacus cucurbitae isolate PBARC_wt_2022May chromosome 3, idZeuCucr1.2, whole genome shotgun sequence genomic region harbors:
- the LOC105218229 gene encoding lipase 3 isoform X2 gives MHFNVVSRPRNIALHDYPLQEHTVQTSDGYLLSIYRIPAVARAQKNGVVLLQHGFTLSSDVWLLRGPKEDLPYLLADAGYDVWLGNHRGNEYGLKHSNFDPTLDRAHFWNFTWHEMGYYDLPNIMDYILEETGEKSLHYVGYSQGGLVALVLLMTRPEYAGKFKSMQFTAPTVYMKNLNAPVPASWIGKLREYLSRLHDWWGYGETLQFARWNLHKRICKVACADGSWFRPIFTKVYSMLGGPVDANENYEHILTDICGSVPVGASSKQLLHYMQLYATGDFMQFDYGSADRNVRQYGQVAPPSYNVSTIQNCISIYYSETDKLCGPEDVRQLGRDLQCAELHRLPYPAWNHGDFVWSRYARLALHEPIIAKMNAWQDGVKSLG, from the exons ATGCATTTCAATGTGGTGTCGAGG CCCCGCAATATAGCCTTACACGACTATCCATTGCAAGAACACACAGTACAAACTAGCGATGGTTATCTTCTCAGCATCTATCGTATACCAGCAGTGGCGAGAGCACAAAAGAACGGAGTCGTATTACTGCAGCATGGTTTCACACTCTCCTCCGACGTTTGGCTGCTGCGCGGCCCCAAAGAAGACCTGCCTTACTTATTAGCCGACGCAGGCTATGACGTCTGGCTGGGCAATCATCGTGGCAATGAATATGGTCTCAAACATAGCAATTTCGATCCCACTTTGGATAGAGCACACTTTTGGAATTTCACCTGGCACGAGATGGGCTACTATGATCTGCCGAATATAATGGATTACATACTTGAGGAAACAGGTGAAAAGTCTTTGCACTATGTGGGTTATTCACAGGGTGGTTTGGTAGCGTTGGTTCTCTTGATGACACGCCCCGAATATGCCGGAAAGTTTAAGTCCATGCAATTTACTGCACCTACTGTATATATGAAGAATCTCAATGCACCGGTGCCTGCGTCATGGATTGGTAAGCTACGAGAATATTTGTCACGCCTACATGATTGGTGGGGCTATGGTGAAACGCTACAATTTGCGCGTTGGAATTTGCATAAACGCATCTGTAAGGTGGCTTGTGCTGATGGCTCTTGGTTCAGACCAATATTCACGAAAGTATATAGTATGCTCGGTGGACCGGTAGATGCGAATGAGAATTATGAG CACATCTTAACGGATATTTGCGGTAGTGTACCGGTGGGCGCGTCTAGCAAACAACTCCTGCATTATATGCAACTATACGCCACTGGCGATTTCATGCAATTCGACTATGGTAGCGCAGATCGTAATGTACGGCAATACGGTCAAGTGGCGCCACCCAGTTACAATGTGAGCACCATCCAAAATTGCATCTCCATCTATTACAGCGAAACTGATAAACTGTGCGGTCCAGAAGATGTGCGTCAACTCGGTAGAGACCTACAATGTGCAGAGTTGCATCGTTTGCCTTACCCAGCATGGAATCATGGCGATTTTGTTTGGTCGCGCTATGCGCGTCTCGCTTTACATGAACCCATCATAGCGAAAATGAACGCTTGGCAGGATGGCGTAAAAAGTTTAGGCTAA
- the LOC105218229 gene encoding lipase 3 isoform X1 yields the protein MCRNLFEMRSKRLFVKFVVLFSAFVGIIECNLTPRNIALHDYPLQEHTVQTSDGYLLSIYRIPAVARAQKNGVVLLQHGFTLSSDVWLLRGPKEDLPYLLADAGYDVWLGNHRGNEYGLKHSNFDPTLDRAHFWNFTWHEMGYYDLPNIMDYILEETGEKSLHYVGYSQGGLVALVLLMTRPEYAGKFKSMQFTAPTVYMKNLNAPVPASWIGKLREYLSRLHDWWGYGETLQFARWNLHKRICKVACADGSWFRPIFTKVYSMLGGPVDANENYEHILTDICGSVPVGASSKQLLHYMQLYATGDFMQFDYGSADRNVRQYGQVAPPSYNVSTIQNCISIYYSETDKLCGPEDVRQLGRDLQCAELHRLPYPAWNHGDFVWSRYARLALHEPIIAKMNAWQDGVKSLG from the exons ATGTGTCGAAACTTGTTTGAAATGCGCTCAAAGCGCCTGTTTGTGAAATTTGTTGTGCTGTTCAGTGCGTTTGTGGGAATAATTGAGTGTAATTTAACG CCCCGCAATATAGCCTTACACGACTATCCATTGCAAGAACACACAGTACAAACTAGCGATGGTTATCTTCTCAGCATCTATCGTATACCAGCAGTGGCGAGAGCACAAAAGAACGGAGTCGTATTACTGCAGCATGGTTTCACACTCTCCTCCGACGTTTGGCTGCTGCGCGGCCCCAAAGAAGACCTGCCTTACTTATTAGCCGACGCAGGCTATGACGTCTGGCTGGGCAATCATCGTGGCAATGAATATGGTCTCAAACATAGCAATTTCGATCCCACTTTGGATAGAGCACACTTTTGGAATTTCACCTGGCACGAGATGGGCTACTATGATCTGCCGAATATAATGGATTACATACTTGAGGAAACAGGTGAAAAGTCTTTGCACTATGTGGGTTATTCACAGGGTGGTTTGGTAGCGTTGGTTCTCTTGATGACACGCCCCGAATATGCCGGAAAGTTTAAGTCCATGCAATTTACTGCACCTACTGTATATATGAAGAATCTCAATGCACCGGTGCCTGCGTCATGGATTGGTAAGCTACGAGAATATTTGTCACGCCTACATGATTGGTGGGGCTATGGTGAAACGCTACAATTTGCGCGTTGGAATTTGCATAAACGCATCTGTAAGGTGGCTTGTGCTGATGGCTCTTGGTTCAGACCAATATTCACGAAAGTATATAGTATGCTCGGTGGACCGGTAGATGCGAATGAGAATTATGAG CACATCTTAACGGATATTTGCGGTAGTGTACCGGTGGGCGCGTCTAGCAAACAACTCCTGCATTATATGCAACTATACGCCACTGGCGATTTCATGCAATTCGACTATGGTAGCGCAGATCGTAATGTACGGCAATACGGTCAAGTGGCGCCACCCAGTTACAATGTGAGCACCATCCAAAATTGCATCTCCATCTATTACAGCGAAACTGATAAACTGTGCGGTCCAGAAGATGTGCGTCAACTCGGTAGAGACCTACAATGTGCAGAGTTGCATCGTTTGCCTTACCCAGCATGGAATCATGGCGATTTTGTTTGGTCGCGCTATGCGCGTCTCGCTTTACATGAACCCATCATAGCGAAAATGAACGCTTGGCAGGATGGCGTAAAAAGTTTAGGCTAA